CTTGCCGGCGAGCAGCTTCACCGGCCCGGCGGAAAGCGCATCGCCCAACTGCGGCGCGCCGGCCGCCTGATCGAACACCGCATCGTCCGACTTGTCCGAGAGCATCGCGATTTTCGCGGCGGTCGGCACTCGAACTTCGGATCGCGGGCTTGGGGGAAGGAACACATACATCAGACCGACCGCAAGCGCGATCATCGCCGCCAGTCCAAGCAGCCGGCCGACCGGGAATCGCGGACGATCCAAAGCAACCGTCGGCGCCGCAAGCACCGCCCGCGCGCCGCTGGCTGATTCGATCAGCGCCGCCCGCTGCCAGCACAACTCCACATACGCACGGCTCATCCGCGCGTCGGTTCGCATCATCTCCATCGCCTGCCGCTGCGACGCTGCGTCGAGTACGCCGTCGAGCAGAGCGATGCATGTCCGGTACATCTGGGCCGTGGGCTGGGGTGACAAGTCGCTCATGCGTCGGCCTCGCTCTCGAGGCGTCGAGTGACGCAGTCGGCGAGATACCGGTGGATGCGAGACAGGGCCACGCTGACGGTGTTGGAGCTGCGACCGACCGCGTCGGCGAGGCGCTGCCCGGTGAGGTTGTCCACATAGCGCATTCGCACGATGCGGCGCGACCGCTCGCTGAGCTGATTCAGACACGCGCGCAGCGCTTCGGTCCGAGCCGAGTCCTTCACGTCCGGCCGCTGAGCCCATGCGTGATCAAGCTGATCGAGCCATTGCGCGTCGACGCCGACGACCCGCCCCCGCCCGCGCTTCAGCTCGTTGTACGCCAGGTTCCGCGCCGTGACGGTCAGCCACTTGGCCAGATGGTCCTCATTTTCGATCCGGTCCCGGTGCTCGAGCGTCCGCTGGCAGACCATCTGAAAAAGGTCCTCCGCCAGATTTTCATCGCGCACGATCGACAGCAGATAGCCGATCAGCGAGACGCGGCGAAAGACCAGATGGTCGAACAAGGCCTTGTCAGATAAAGGCATGCAACGCTCCGCAACTCGAATCGAGCCCGATCCTCATTGATATAACAACCCAAGGCGGACATTTTGTACATCCGGAAAATGAAAATCGCCCGCACCATGGCGTGCGCGGGCGACTGAGTTG
The nucleotide sequence above comes from Planctomycetota bacterium. Encoded proteins:
- a CDS encoding sigma-70 family RNA polymerase sigma factor; amino-acid sequence: MPLSDKALFDHLVFRRVSLIGYLLSIVRDENLAEDLFQMVCQRTLEHRDRIENEDHLAKWLTVTARNLAYNELKRGRGRVVGVDAQWLDQLDHAWAQRPDVKDSARTEALRACLNQLSERSRRIVRMRYVDNLTGQRLADAVGRSSNTVSVALSRIHRYLADCVTRRLESEADA